Proteins encoded by one window of Flavobacterium sp. N502540:
- a CDS encoding glycoside hydrolase family 25 protein, with translation MARKTTTRRASYSRKSKPQRSILASGLRFIIYSFLVLLFFATVYHYRDGLAYYLGFKSNKVLEEDAVEKHLSDVRNVQVLENHKGKVIGIDVSEFQGTVHWSDVEVLEEKYPVQFVFIRATAGNNKVDRQFMHNWLGAKKHKIIRGAYHYYRPNENSIEQANLFIKTVKLQKGDLPPVLDIERLPKNQSLDSLKKGLKRWLNKVEAHYQVRPIIYTGERYYGDFLKEEFGEYLFWIANYNFYREKIEDDWLFWQFTEKATLPGIKRTVDVNIYNGDLEQLQFITVE, from the coding sequence ATGGCAAGAAAAACGACCACCCGAAGAGCTTCTTACTCCCGAAAATCGAAACCTCAGAGGTCGATTTTAGCGAGCGGACTTCGTTTTATTATTTACTCTTTTTTAGTATTGCTTTTTTTTGCAACAGTTTATCATTATCGTGATGGACTGGCTTATTATCTTGGCTTTAAATCAAATAAAGTTCTGGAAGAGGATGCTGTAGAGAAACATCTTTCTGATGTTAGAAACGTCCAGGTGCTGGAAAATCACAAAGGAAAAGTAATCGGTATTGACGTTTCTGAATTTCAGGGAACCGTACATTGGAGTGATGTTGAGGTTTTGGAAGAAAAATATCCGGTGCAGTTTGTTTTTATCCGAGCTACTGCAGGAAATAACAAAGTCGATAGGCAGTTTATGCACAATTGGTTAGGTGCGAAAAAGCATAAAATTATTCGCGGAGCTTATCACTACTATCGTCCTAACGAAAATTCGATAGAACAGGCTAATCTTTTTATTAAAACAGTAAAACTGCAAAAAGGAGATCTGCCTCCGGTTTTAGATATCGAAAGATTACCTAAAAATCAGTCATTAGACAGTTTGAAGAAAGGATTAAAACGCTGGTTGAATAAGGTGGAGGCACATTATCAGGTACGTCCGATTATTTATACCGGAGAGCGTTACTATGGTGATTTCCTTAAAGAAGAATTTGGAGAGTATTTATTCTGGATCGCTAATTATAATTTCTACAGAGAGAAAATAGAAGACGATTGGTTATTCTGGCAATTTACAGAAAAAGCAACTTTGCCGGGAATCAAGCGTACCGTAGATGTGAATATTTACAACGGAGATTTAGAACAATTGCAGTTTATTACTGTGGAATAG
- a CDS encoding CDP-alcohol phosphatidyltransferase family protein — protein MNIKKHIPNLITLINLFCGCIAVVFVSQENFLMAFCMVSLGIFFDFFDGFFARLFKVSSPLGLQLDSLADMVTSGVVPGYVMYSLFLKSADPNNEVALTIVPFLGFIVTLGSCYRLANFNIDTRQTDSFIGLPTPANALFILSLPLVIDFSDSLFIFEMLTNHWVLLGIALCSAYILNAEIPLFALKIKKFTVKDNVLQIVFLLISLVLVVLLQYMAIPLIIIIYVLLSVANNIFLKK, from the coding sequence ATGAACATTAAAAAACACATTCCTAATTTAATCACATTAATCAACTTGTTCTGCGGCTGTATTGCTGTTGTTTTTGTTTCTCAAGAGAACTTTTTAATGGCTTTTTGCATGGTTTCCTTAGGGATCTTTTTTGATTTTTTTGATGGTTTTTTTGCCCGATTGTTCAAAGTTTCAAGCCCGCTTGGATTGCAGTTAGATTCGTTGGCAGATATGGTAACCAGTGGTGTTGTTCCGGGTTATGTAATGTACAGTTTGTTCTTAAAAAGCGCCGACCCGAACAATGAAGTTGCATTAACAATTGTACCTTTTCTTGGATTTATTGTAACATTAGGTTCTTGTTACCGATTGGCTAATTTTAATATTGATACACGTCAGACGGATTCGTTTATTGGTTTGCCAACTCCGGCGAATGCGCTTTTTATTTTAAGTCTTCCATTAGTTATCGATTTCTCTGATTCATTATTTATATTTGAAATGTTAACCAATCATTGGGTTCTTTTGGGGATTGCTTTATGCAGTGCTTATATTTTAAATGCAGAAATTCCATTGTTCGCCTTAAAGATTAAAAAGTTTACAGTAAAAGATAATGTCCTGCAAATTGTATTTTTATTGATTTCTCTGGTTTTGGTGGTGTTATTGCAGTATATGGCAATTCCGTTAATTATTATCATTTATGTGTTGCTTTCCGTAGCGAATAATATCTTTTTGAAAAAGTAG
- a CDS encoding PorV/PorQ family protein, which translates to MNIGVDAAALGMSGAVVASTNDVNSVYWNPAGLTHLEDHQISLMHANYFANIAQYDYIGYASPIDDRSAWGISMIRFGVDDIMDTTQLIDNQGNIDYNRIRLFSTADYGFTFSYARKLPVDGFQYGVNAKVIRRVIGKFANSWGFGFDFGLQFERNGWNFGLMLRDITTTYNVWNINEEEYKKIANAIPGENNELPESTEITLPKAQLGVSKKIEFHNDYSLLVATNLNMRFEQTNDIISSKVVSIDPALGFEFGYTDLVFLRAGAGNFQNVTQLDNTEKLNFQPNIGLGFKYKGIQVDYALTDLGNQSTALYSNIFSLKVDLGIFR; encoded by the coding sequence ATGAATATTGGTGTTGATGCAGCCGCCTTAGGAATGTCGGGTGCTGTTGTCGCTTCTACCAATGATGTCAATTCTGTTTATTGGAATCCGGCTGGTCTTACTCATCTTGAGGATCATCAAATTTCGTTGATGCACGCCAATTACTTTGCCAATATTGCACAATACGACTACATTGGATATGCCAGTCCGATTGATGACCGAAGTGCCTGGGGAATTTCGATGATTCGTTTTGGAGTTGATGATATCATGGACACCACTCAATTGATCGACAATCAGGGAAATATAGATTACAACCGAATCAGACTGTTCTCTACTGCCGATTATGGTTTTACTTTTTCTTACGCCAGGAAATTACCTGTAGATGGTTTTCAGTATGGTGTAAATGCAAAAGTAATCAGAAGGGTTATTGGAAAATTTGCCAATTCCTGGGGCTTTGGCTTTGACTTTGGCCTTCAATTTGAAAGAAATGGATGGAACTTTGGTTTGATGCTTCGAGATATTACCACTACTTATAATGTATGGAATATTAATGAAGAAGAATACAAGAAAATTGCCAATGCTATTCCGGGAGAAAACAACGAATTACCAGAAAGTACCGAAATTACTTTACCAAAAGCTCAACTGGGAGTTTCTAAGAAAATTGAGTTTCACAACGATTACAGTCTTTTGGTCGCTACCAATTTAAACATGCGTTTCGAGCAAACCAACGATATCATTTCGTCAAAAGTGGTGAGTATAGATCCTGCTTTGGGATTTGAGTTTGGTTATACTGATCTTGTGTTTTTAAGAGCAGGAGCAGGAAATTTTCAAAACGTAACTCAACTGGACAATACTGAAAAGCTCAACTTTCAACCCAACATTGGTCTTGGTTTTAAGTACAAAGGCATTCAGGTGGATTACGCTCTGACTGATTTAGGAAATCAAAGTACAGCTTTATACTCTAATATTTTTTCATTAAAAGTAGATTTAGGTATCTTTAGATAA
- a CDS encoding DUF4105 domain-containing protein: MKNVLFKKTLFSLLLLLSFLGYSQNVPLSKEAKISVITCGLGNESYSYFGHTAFRVADLANNIDVVYNYGNFDFRTPNFVAKFAKGDLQYFVSVRSFPEFINDYTNEKRSVFEQELLISPDLKQKLFDNLNAAAFSEERYYTYKFIDKNCTSMVVDVINTSLNANIVTKKGDTTETYRSILFPYFKDHFYDQLGTSIIFGTKVDQAGTKIFLPFELKNSLEKTTFQNQPLVSKSKTLLSFEKEIPSSWWNNIYTYLLLLGFVVLAHHKVVDEIYLLILSLIGIFFVTVGFYSLHQELAMNYNVLLLSPLLLVLILFSLLKNKRWTYRFAVLHLLFLIVYTIFMINKAHFFIVLPMIITSGFVLVRVAIRNKKRIPIII, from the coding sequence ATGAAAAATGTCCTTTTCAAAAAAACACTTTTTAGTTTACTATTATTATTAAGTTTTTTAGGTTATAGTCAAAATGTACCCTTATCAAAAGAGGCTAAAATAAGCGTTATTACCTGCGGATTGGGTAACGAAAGTTATAGTTATTTTGGCCACACTGCCTTTCGTGTTGCTGATCTGGCGAACAATATCGATGTTGTCTACAATTACGGTAATTTTGATTTTAGAACGCCTAATTTTGTCGCTAAGTTCGCGAAGGGGGATTTACAGTATTTTGTCAGTGTACGATCATTTCCTGAGTTTATAAACGATTATACTAACGAAAAAAGAAGTGTTTTCGAGCAGGAACTTTTGATCTCTCCAGATTTAAAACAAAAACTTTTTGACAATTTAAATGCGGCCGCATTCTCTGAGGAACGATATTACACCTATAAATTTATCGACAAAAACTGTACTTCGATGGTTGTAGATGTCATCAATACATCTTTAAATGCAAATATTGTAACTAAAAAAGGAGATACAACTGAAACCTATCGCTCTATTCTGTTTCCTTACTTCAAAGATCATTTTTACGATCAGCTGGGAACCAGTATTATTTTCGGAACAAAAGTAGACCAAGCAGGTACGAAGATCTTTTTACCCTTCGAATTAAAAAACAGTTTAGAAAAGACTACTTTTCAGAATCAGCCTTTAGTAAGTAAAAGCAAAACGCTGCTAAGTTTTGAAAAAGAGATTCCAAGTTCATGGTGGAATAATATTTACACTTACCTCCTGCTATTGGGCTTTGTAGTTTTGGCACACCATAAAGTGGTAGATGAAATCTATCTTTTAATCTTATCGTTGATAGGAATCTTTTTTGTTACGGTTGGGTTCTACTCGCTTCATCAGGAACTGGCAATGAACTATAATGTACTTTTATTAAGTCCGCTTTTATTGGTATTAATCCTCTTTTCGCTCTTAAAAAACAAAAGATGGACGTATCGATTCGCAGTTCTACATTTACTTTTCCTGATCGTTTACACCATTTTTATGATCAACAAAGCTCACTTCTTTATTGTTCTGCCAATGATCATAACTAGTGGATTTGTTTTGGTGAGAGTAGCTATCCGAAATAAAAAACGTATTCCAATTATTATCTAA
- a CDS encoding sugar transferase: MFSKTKMHFEISERKVLLLLFDVVFILSALYLLSLVFNYNYFVFDKSNFPSIFLLLTYVYAFGIIFEMYNLQVASNQLQILQSVIFTATASSLAYLFTPILSPELPKQRLIIVIFYFTILATLLLWRLFYVYFLASHRFSQNVVLICDQNQVEELVLGLENVDPHYKIIGFVNSDAISEEDSNFHYVKEVKKKDLEEFVVRNQVSEIVIASQKTDGITADLYQQLLHLLESGNIIREYTQVYESKTQRIPVHYIARDFYRFFPFSRNNSNKLYLFFVRFIELLFSITGLLVCFLFIPVIFITNLLANKGTLFYTQERVGKNGVVFKIYKFRTMVENSESNGIVFATSNDKRITPFGKMMRKSRIDELPQFFNILKGDMAVIGPRPERPFFVDEIARIMPFYETRHVIKPGLTGWAQVNYSYGESIEESLIKLQYDLYYIKHRSIFLDLSITFKTITTVLFYRGQ; the protein is encoded by the coding sequence ATGTTTTCAAAGACTAAAATGCATTTTGAAATTTCGGAAAGAAAAGTATTACTTCTTCTTTTTGATGTTGTTTTTATTTTGTCCGCATTATATCTGTTAAGTTTAGTTTTTAATTATAACTATTTTGTTTTTGATAAGAGTAATTTTCCAAGTATTTTTTTGCTTCTAACTTATGTATACGCTTTTGGAATAATATTCGAAATGTACAATTTACAGGTAGCCAGTAATCAGTTGCAAATTCTTCAAAGTGTAATTTTTACAGCTACAGCTTCGAGTCTGGCGTATTTGTTTACCCCAATTTTATCTCCAGAATTACCTAAGCAGCGATTGATTATTGTAATTTTTTATTTTACAATACTTGCTACATTGCTATTGTGGCGTTTGTTTTATGTTTATTTTTTGGCATCACATCGCTTTTCTCAGAATGTAGTTTTAATATGTGACCAGAATCAGGTTGAAGAATTGGTTTTAGGACTTGAGAATGTTGATCCGCATTATAAAATTATTGGTTTTGTAAATTCAGATGCAATTTCAGAAGAAGATTCAAACTTTCATTATGTAAAAGAAGTTAAAAAGAAGGATTTAGAAGAGTTTGTAGTTCGTAATCAGGTTTCGGAGATTGTCATTGCTTCCCAAAAAACAGATGGAATCACAGCGGATTTATACCAGCAGTTACTTCACTTATTAGAATCTGGAAATATCATCAGAGAGTATACTCAGGTTTACGAAAGTAAAACACAGCGCATTCCGGTGCACTATATAGCCCGCGATTTTTATAGATTCTTTCCCTTCAGCAGAAACAATAGTAATAAATTATACTTGTTTTTTGTTCGTTTCATAGAGCTGTTGTTCTCCATTACCGGGCTGTTGGTTTGTTTTCTGTTTATTCCTGTTATTTTTATTACGAATTTGTTAGCGAATAAAGGGACTTTGTTTTACACACAGGAACGCGTAGGTAAAAACGGAGTTGTTTTTAAAATCTATAAGTTTCGAACTATGGTTGAAAACTCGGAGTCTAATGGGATTGTTTTCGCTACTTCAAATGATAAACGGATTACACCTTTCGGTAAAATGATGCGTAAATCAAGAATCGATGAATTACCGCAGTTTTTTAATATTTTAAAGGGCGATATGGCCGTAATAGGACCAAGACCTGAGCGACCATTTTTTGTGGATGAAATAGCTCGTATAATGCCTTTTTACGAGACTAGACACGTTATAAAACCAGGACTTACCGGTTGGGCGCAAGTAAACTATTCTTACGGAGAATCTATAGAGGAGAGTTTGATCAAACTGCAGTACGACTTATACTATATTAAACACCGAAGTATCTTTTTAGATTTAAGCATTACTTTTAAAACGATTACCACCGTTCTGTTTTACCGCGGACAGTAA
- a CDS encoding O-antigen ligase family protein — MKSVLLSYNYLLILHAAIALALFAVPFLSKFYALLIIIFGFILVYRTKNKNNEVILVSAYLIGAEVLLRMTGGNFNNEFVKFTVIFFMLLGMVYSNFSSNAFVYSFFLILLIPGILITATIVDVSVDIKKSVVFNLSGPVCLAICSIYMLKRQILFSDLQNVLVAMGLPIVSTTVYLFLYNPSVRDVVTGTQSNFETSGGFGPNQVSTVLGLGIFIFFTQLVLFSKSKRMMILNGALLIFIMYRGIVTFSRGGVITAVVMIVFLLFLLYSFSNAQGKKKFVFVFVLTGLIAAGVWGYSSLQTNGLIEKRYSNQDARGRQKKDRLGGREQIMNEELKLFMDNPLLGVGAGMGKEIRKETSGEEAASHNEITRMLSEHGLFGVFGLLILLLTPFIIYLNNRQHLYFFSFFIFWLLTINHAAMRTAAPAFVYALSLLFVQVKIPEKAENSVD, encoded by the coding sequence ATGAAAAGTGTTCTGTTATCTTATAATTATTTGCTTATACTGCATGCAGCAATTGCTTTAGCACTTTTTGCAGTTCCTTTCCTGTCTAAATTTTATGCACTCTTAATTATCATTTTTGGTTTTATTCTTGTTTATCGAACCAAGAATAAAAACAATGAGGTTATTTTGGTTTCTGCTTACCTGATTGGAGCTGAGGTTCTTTTGCGCATGACAGGAGGTAATTTTAATAATGAGTTTGTAAAGTTTACGGTGATTTTTTTCATGCTCCTGGGCATGGTATATAGCAATTTTTCCAGTAACGCATTTGTGTACTCCTTTTTTTTGATTTTGTTAATCCCGGGGATTTTAATTACAGCTACAATAGTTGATGTTTCTGTAGACATTAAGAAATCAGTAGTCTTTAATTTGTCAGGCCCCGTCTGTTTAGCAATATGTTCTATTTACATGCTTAAAAGGCAAATTTTATTTTCTGATTTGCAAAATGTATTAGTCGCAATGGGATTACCAATAGTGAGTACAACGGTTTACTTATTTTTGTACAATCCTAGTGTTAGAGACGTGGTAACCGGAACCCAATCTAATTTTGAAACTTCAGGAGGTTTCGGACCCAATCAGGTTTCAACAGTCTTAGGATTAGGGATATTTATCTTTTTTACGCAATTAGTACTGTTCTCTAAATCGAAAAGAATGATGATTTTAAATGGAGCATTACTAATTTTTATAATGTATAGAGGCATTGTTACCTTTTCAAGAGGGGGGGTAATAACGGCCGTCGTTATGATCGTTTTTTTACTGTTTTTACTCTATAGTTTTTCAAATGCTCAAGGAAAGAAGAAGTTTGTGTTTGTTTTTGTATTAACGGGTCTGATAGCTGCCGGAGTATGGGGTTATTCTTCTTTACAAACAAATGGCCTCATCGAAAAACGTTATTCCAATCAGGATGCTCGAGGTAGACAAAAGAAAGATCGTTTAGGAGGAAGGGAGCAAATTATGAATGAAGAATTAAAACTTTTTATGGATAACCCTCTTCTAGGTGTCGGAGCCGGAATGGGTAAAGAGATCCGAAAGGAAACTTCGGGAGAAGAAGCAGCTTCTCACAATGAAATAACACGTATGCTAAGCGAACATGGTTTGTTTGGTGTTTTTGGACTCCTTATACTTCTTTTAACACCATTTATTATTTATCTAAACAACCGACAGCATCTGTATTTTTTCTCTTTTTTTATTTTTTGGCTTCTAACGATAAATCATGCCGCCATGCGTACCGCAGCGCCGGCTTTCGTATATGCACTATCATTACTTTTTGTTCAGGTTAAAATTCCTGAAAAAGCAGAAAATTCCGTCGATTAA
- a CDS encoding glycosyltransferase family 4 protein encodes MAVNYANALTNKVQFSGLIATRDEGNLKEQIDNKVSYLFLKKKGRIDLRAIYRLRKYITGNKVEIIHAHSSSFFIAVLVKLTLPRIKIIWHDHYGMREKETKEGNRVLIFLSVFFSSIFVVNHQLESWSKKNMKCSRVVFIPNFVISKDGNQEITRLKGNEGKRIVFLANLRNPKNHILILEAFRDLKLGEAGWSLHLIGKDYCDSYSDNLKRFIESHSLKDYIHLYGEKSDVKYVLSQASIGVLASTDEGFPVTLIEYALANLVVVSTNAGYCSVIIENNSNGLLFDPSLVSEAKSQLIKIIEDKIFREKMADKLNQSVLRNYSEEIVIEKLILAYKISK; translated from the coding sequence ATGGCTGTTAATTATGCTAACGCTTTAACGAATAAAGTACAATTTTCCGGTTTAATTGCAACGAGAGACGAAGGAAATTTGAAAGAACAAATTGATAATAAGGTGTCTTACTTGTTTTTAAAAAAGAAAGGACGAATTGATCTACGCGCCATTTATCGTCTAAGGAAATACATAACGGGAAATAAAGTTGAAATAATTCACGCGCATAGTTCCTCATTTTTTATTGCAGTACTAGTCAAATTGACTTTGCCCAGAATAAAAATTATTTGGCACGACCACTATGGAATGAGAGAAAAAGAAACTAAGGAAGGAAACAGAGTTTTGATTTTTTTATCGGTTTTCTTTTCTTCCATTTTTGTGGTTAATCATCAATTAGAAAGTTGGAGTAAGAAAAACATGAAGTGCTCAAGGGTCGTTTTTATTCCTAATTTTGTAATTTCTAAAGATGGAAATCAGGAAATAACCAGACTGAAAGGAAATGAAGGCAAAAGAATTGTCTTTCTGGCGAATTTAAGAAATCCAAAGAATCACATTTTAATTTTGGAGGCATTTCGGGATCTAAAATTAGGCGAAGCCGGCTGGAGTCTTCATTTAATTGGTAAAGATTATTGTGATTCCTATTCCGATAATTTAAAAAGATTTATAGAATCACATTCCTTAAAGGATTACATACATTTGTATGGAGAAAAGAGTGATGTTAAATATGTCTTATCGCAAGCATCAATAGGAGTTTTAGCCTCAACAGATGAAGGATTTCCAGTGACATTAATAGAATACGCATTAGCAAATTTGGTTGTTGTTTCTACAAACGCAGGATATTGTTCAGTGATAATTGAAAATAATTCTAATGGATTGCTGTTTGATCCATCCTTAGTCTCTGAAGCAAAGAGTCAATTGATAAAAATAATAGAGGATAAAATTTTTAGAGAGAAAATGGCGGATAAATTGAATCAATCTGTTTTGAGAAATTACTCAGAAGAAATTGTAATTGAAAAATTAATTTTAGCGTATAAAATAAGTAAGTGA
- a CDS encoding glycosyltransferase — protein sequence MKLVIITHVQHIQDQEHFFGYAPYVREMNIWLKYIDEVIIVAPLVKQTKSIIDITYQHPNIDFRKIPGFSINSFKNISYSLFKIPVVFWSLFWAMKSADHIHLRCPGNIGLLGCLVQVLFPKKKKTAKYAGNWDPKSKQPFTYKLQKYILSNTFFTRNMQVLVYGDWPKKNKNVKSFFTATYSESEKVFVEKTDLNSLLKFIFVGTLVSGKNPLYAVKLIEKLKNNGHKVMLDVYGEGIESNALKKYIKTNNLEKFIIFHGNKDSNTLKEAYQKSHFVILPSKSEGWPKAIAEGMFWGCVPIASKVSCIPFMLDYGARGILLEMSLDQDIEQIEKLIKTESSFDIKSQLSVKWSQNYTTDVFETEIQKLLAK from the coding sequence GTGAAATTAGTAATAATCACACATGTTCAACATATTCAAGATCAAGAGCATTTTTTTGGTTATGCACCGTATGTACGCGAAATGAATATTTGGCTTAAATATATAGATGAAGTTATTATTGTTGCTCCATTAGTAAAACAAACTAAATCAATTATAGACATTACTTATCAGCACCCGAATATAGATTTTAGGAAAATTCCGGGTTTTAGTATTAACAGTTTTAAGAATATTTCATATTCACTGTTTAAAATTCCGGTAGTTTTTTGGAGTCTATTTTGGGCAATGAAAAGTGCTGATCATATTCATTTGCGTTGTCCCGGTAATATTGGCTTATTAGGATGTTTGGTTCAGGTTTTATTTCCGAAGAAAAAGAAAACTGCCAAGTACGCTGGTAACTGGGATCCGAAAAGTAAACAACCCTTTACTTATAAATTACAGAAGTATATTTTAAGTAATACTTTTTTTACAAGAAATATGCAGGTTTTGGTTTATGGAGACTGGCCTAAAAAAAACAAAAATGTAAAATCCTTTTTTACCGCGACTTATTCAGAATCTGAAAAAGTATTTGTAGAGAAAACGGATCTTAATTCCCTATTAAAATTCATTTTTGTAGGGACTTTAGTTTCGGGAAAAAATCCCTTGTATGCTGTAAAACTGATTGAAAAATTAAAAAATAATGGACATAAAGTAATGCTGGATGTATATGGAGAAGGTATTGAGAGTAACGCCTTGAAAAAGTACATTAAGACAAATAATCTCGAAAAATTTATCATTTTTCATGGAAATAAAGATAGTAATACTTTAAAAGAAGCCTATCAAAAAAGCCATTTTGTAATCTTACCATCAAAAAGTGAAGGTTGGCCTAAAGCCATAGCCGAGGGGATGTTTTGGGGATGTGTTCCTATTGCAAGTAAGGTTTCCTGTATTCCTTTTATGTTAGATTATGGTGCTAGAGGAATATTACTAGAAATGAGTTTAGATCAGGATATAGAACAAATCGAAAAATTAATAAAGACTGAAAGCAGTTTTGATATAAAAAGTCAATTATCGGTCAAATGGTCTCAAAATTATACCACAGATGTTTTTGAAACTGAAATACAAAAGCTCCTAGCCAAATGA
- a CDS encoding glycosyltransferase family 2 protein — translation MKFSLIICTYMRPEPLLKLLQSVKKQSLYPNEIIIVDGSLNDKTEIILNENQFTNLKYFLVDGQDRGLTKQRNFGIHKVDAGVEIVCFLDDDTVLEPDYFKNLLQTYVLFPKALGAGGYICNEVKWEKMVENFIPKISEFYFDGWKRKEGSRFILRKKLNLDSDCPPGFSPLFSHGRSVGFLPPSDKIYEVEQLMGGVSSFRKSVFDNFSFSTYFEGYGLYEDADFTLRVSKVGKLYLNTQAKLDHFHAESGRPNRYKYGRMVVRNGWYVWRIKNPNPKLADRFKWNAITLLLILVRFTNVFSSKNRKAAFTEVIGRKVGWLSLLFNKPVKQ, via the coding sequence ATGAAATTCTCTTTAATCATTTGTACCTATATGCGCCCCGAACCATTGCTTAAATTATTGCAATCGGTTAAGAAGCAGTCGCTGTATCCAAATGAAATAATTATAGTTGATGGATCATTAAATGATAAAACAGAAATTATCTTAAATGAAAATCAATTTACAAATTTAAAATACTTTTTAGTTGATGGTCAGGATCGAGGACTGACTAAACAACGAAATTTTGGTATTCATAAAGTTGATGCAGGTGTCGAAATTGTATGTTTTTTAGATGATGATACAGTTTTAGAACCGGACTACTTTAAGAATTTGCTACAAACATATGTTTTGTTTCCCAAGGCTTTAGGTGCAGGGGGATACATTTGTAATGAAGTAAAATGGGAAAAAATGGTTGAAAATTTTATTCCTAAAATAAGTGAATTTTATTTTGATGGATGGAAGCGTAAAGAAGGAAGTCGTTTTATTTTACGAAAGAAACTTAATTTAGACAGTGATTGCCCACCAGGTTTTTCTCCACTTTTCTCGCATGGTAGAAGTGTAGGTTTTTTGCCTCCTAGTGACAAAATATATGAAGTTGAACAATTAATGGGAGGGGTGTCATCTTTTAGAAAATCAGTTTTTGACAATTTTTCGTTCTCTACTTATTTTGAAGGCTACGGTTTGTATGAAGATGCAGATTTTACTTTAAGAGTTTCTAAAGTTGGAAAATTATATCTGAATACTCAGGCAAAATTGGATCATTTTCATGCCGAATCGGGTCGTCCAAATCGATACAAATATGGAAGAATGGTGGTGCGAAATGGTTGGTATGTTTGGCGTATAAAGAACCCTAACCCTAAATTAGCAGATCGTTTTAAATGGAATGCAATAACTCTTTTGTTAATTTTAGTGCGATTTACAAATGTATTTTCCTCTAAAAATAGAAAAGCTGCTTTTACAGAAGTAATTGGAAGAAAAGTAGGATGGTTAAGTTTACTATTTAATAAACCAGTAAAACAATAA
- a CDS encoding class I SAM-dependent methyltransferase: MKIENKNFWEREDIIATQEVLTSISDFEHFMFENSLKRYDKKGKINRIKVFGCGTGRELKGIATVYAPNKIVASDISDNMIEKCNENLKVWSIDGITTTIVGDAKDFDKLVNEFELVTILNSMLTYVPLRKDRLKIFKNSHQILVEEGVLIGTVHNQIGVLAKTVYFKMRGLFSVFLGEKVGNRDTGFKGFKVPGYYYTKRGLVRDLKESGFRDIEVYSIEELYAMNGHRYNRKRGYNNLIFIASK, translated from the coding sequence ATGAAAATTGAAAACAAGAATTTTTGGGAAAGAGAAGATATTATCGCTACGCAGGAGGTACTGACATCTATTTCGGATTTTGAACATTTTATGTTTGAAAACAGTTTAAAACGTTATGATAAAAAAGGAAAAATAAACCGGATAAAAGTTTTTGGTTGTGGAACCGGTAGAGAACTTAAAGGTATTGCAACGGTTTATGCTCCAAATAAAATTGTTGCCTCTGATATTTCGGATAATATGATTGAGAAATGTAACGAGAACTTAAAAGTTTGGAGTATTGATGGAATTACTACTACTATTGTTGGCGATGCAAAAGATTTTGATAAACTCGTGAACGAATTTGAATTAGTAACCATATTAAACAGTATGTTAACCTATGTTCCTCTTCGGAAAGACCGTTTGAAAATTTTTAAAAACAGCCATCAGATTTTGGTTGAAGAGGGCGTTTTAATAGGTACCGTGCATAACCAAATTGGGGTTTTAGCGAAAACAGTTTATTTTAAAATGCGAGGGCTTTTTTCTGTTTTTTTAGGCGAAAAAGTAGGGAACAGGGATACAGGGTTTAAAGGTTTTAAAGTTCCGGGATATTATTATACTAAAAGAGGTTTAGTTAGAGATCTGAAAGAATCAGGATTTCGAGATATAGAAGTTTATTCAATTGAGGAATTGTATGCTATGAATGGTCATAGATACAATAGAAAAAGAGGATATAATAATTTGATATTTATAGCATCCAAATAA